In one Mesoaciditoga lauensis cd-1655R = DSM 25116 genomic region, the following are encoded:
- a CDS encoding CCA tRNA nucleotidyltransferase: MIRRDIPKPLANSLDNLYVVGGAVRDMLLGEKPAEYDLITTSSFEKIPFRTFAPSNNGKTVGVYYKGVKYDITRYEDLEEDLKRRDFTVNSMAIPVEKDGTLNVKKVIDPCNGKDDLEKRLLRTFKRENLFQDPVRVVRGLRFISEKGFDVEDSTLKAMKDAIVEISRVARERLFPPIEKFIRGKYFLKACEVAMKIDVERYLSLPTMNFGRAKMVEPICRWPVIFYKTSCLEDFVERVLPPNRVIYQIKRITYLASEVEKGSFIWTVKIKKDEVHCLIELLRAFKFPTDIVEKYEKISLNISSYDLQNLGIVGKNIPIVMERIWKEVLTSNIANEREKLMNFAKEFNSNKD, translated from the coding sequence TTGATTCGGCGAGATATTCCAAAACCGCTTGCCAATTCGCTGGACAACCTTTACGTGGTTGGCGGGGCGGTGAGAGATATGCTTTTAGGTGAAAAACCTGCTGAGTACGATCTTATAACCACATCGTCTTTCGAGAAGATCCCTTTTCGCACTTTTGCCCCTTCCAACAACGGTAAAACGGTTGGAGTGTATTACAAAGGCGTAAAATACGACATCACACGATACGAAGATCTTGAAGAAGATTTGAAAAGAAGGGACTTCACCGTGAACTCAATGGCCATCCCAGTGGAAAAAGACGGAACGTTAAACGTAAAAAAAGTCATAGATCCATGCAACGGTAAGGATGATTTGGAAAAAAGATTGTTGAGAACGTTCAAACGCGAAAATCTCTTTCAAGATCCAGTTAGGGTCGTAAGAGGCTTGCGTTTCATTTCAGAAAAAGGCTTTGATGTGGAAGATTCCACGTTGAAAGCCATGAAAGATGCAATTGTGGAGATTTCCCGCGTTGCTCGCGAGAGGCTCTTTCCACCTATTGAAAAGTTCATCAGAGGAAAGTATTTTTTGAAAGCCTGCGAAGTGGCAATGAAAATCGACGTTGAAAGATATCTTTCTCTTCCCACGATGAATTTTGGAAGAGCAAAAATGGTTGAGCCAATATGCAGATGGCCCGTCATCTTTTACAAAACTTCATGCCTTGAAGATTTTGTGGAACGTGTTCTTCCTCCCAACCGCGTCATATACCAAATAAAAAGAATCACGTATCTTGCGTCAGAGGTGGAAAAGGGAAGTTTCATTTGGACCGTTAAGATAAAAAAGGATGAAGTACATTGCTTGATAGAACTTCTGAGGGCCTTTAAATTCCCAACAGATATCGTGGAAAAGTACGAAAAAATTTCACTCAACATCTCATCGTACGATCTTCAAAATCTTGGAATTGTTGGAAAAAATATTCCCATCGTTATGGAAAGGATTTGGAAAGAGGTTTTGACTTCTAACATCGCAAATGAAAGAGAAAAACTCATGAACTTCGCGAAGGAATTTAACTCCAATAAGGATTAA
- a CDS encoding methylglyoxal synthase, translated as MSAKPRVALIAHDKKKVDMIMFVRENMEILSKCELYATHTTGSIIEDKVKLNINKMLSGPMGGDLQIGSLIASSQIDYVIFLRDPLTAQPHEPDVSALLRVCDVHNVPLATNLASADALIKEISLELES; from the coding sequence ATGTCAGCAAAACCAAGAGTTGCCCTTATAGCGCACGATAAAAAGAAAGTCGATATGATCATGTTCGTGAGGGAAAACATGGAAATCCTTTCCAAATGTGAATTATACGCCACTCATACGACGGGCAGCATAATAGAAGACAAGGTGAAGCTAAACATCAACAAGATGCTTTCTGGCCCTATGGGTGGTGACCTCCAAATTGGTTCTCTTATCGCCTCTTCGCAGATAGACTACGTGATCTTTTTAAGAGATCCCCTTACCGCCCAACCTCACGAGCCGGATGTTTCGGCACTTTTGAGGGTTTGCGACGTTCACAACGTTCCCCTCGCCACCAATCTTGCCAGCGCTGACGCCCTTATAAAAGAGATATCGCTGGAGCTTGAAAGTTGA
- the glf gene encoding UDP-galactopyranose mutase → MKDVCVVVGAGLAGATAARILAEAGERVFVIERLNHIAGHAYDEFDENGILIHKYGPHIFHTNEKKVFDFVSKFTSWHYYQHRVLSYVDGMLVPFPINRDTINSLFGVNISTSEVEDFLKEEVKNSDFNNPPQNFEDMVISQVGRRLYEKFFKNYTIKQWNRDPKELSADVARRIPTRSNRDGRYFSDKYQGLPKFGYTKMVERMLEHPKISLVTNCDYSEIKDEFKAKLTVYTGELDDFFEESSGKLEYRSLDLVFETLEEKQHQQAAVVNYPNDYDWTRITEFKLMTGQKSDKTVLCYEYPKDEGEPYYIVMSEENMKKREKYMKKVEKLEKSGKYIFVGRLAEYKYYNMDQVILASMEKIYNWLKR, encoded by the coding sequence ATGAAAGATGTATGCGTTGTGGTGGGAGCTGGATTGGCAGGTGCGACGGCTGCGAGGATTTTAGCAGAGGCTGGTGAAAGGGTGTTCGTGATAGAAAGACTGAATCACATCGCCGGTCATGCCTATGATGAGTTCGATGAAAATGGAATATTGATTCACAAATATGGACCGCATATATTTCATACCAACGAAAAAAAGGTTTTTGACTTTGTCAGTAAGTTTACTTCATGGCATTATTACCAACATCGTGTTTTGAGTTACGTTGATGGAATGCTCGTTCCTTTTCCGATAAACCGGGATACGATAAATTCACTTTTTGGCGTGAACATATCAACCTCCGAAGTCGAGGATTTTTTGAAAGAAGAAGTCAAGAATTCCGATTTCAACAACCCTCCCCAGAACTTCGAAGATATGGTGATATCTCAGGTGGGAAGAAGGTTGTACGAAAAGTTTTTCAAAAACTACACCATAAAGCAGTGGAACAGGGATCCAAAAGAGCTCTCTGCCGATGTGGCAAGAAGAATTCCCACGCGTTCGAACAGAGATGGCAGATATTTTTCGGACAAGTATCAAGGGCTTCCGAAATTCGGATATACCAAAATGGTTGAAAGGATGTTGGAGCATCCAAAAATTTCCCTTGTAACCAATTGCGATTATTCCGAAATAAAAGATGAATTCAAAGCGAAGCTTACGGTATACACGGGAGAACTAGATGATTTCTTTGAAGAAAGTAGTGGAAAACTGGAATATCGTTCGTTAGATCTCGTCTTTGAAACTTTAGAAGAAAAGCAACATCAACAAGCCGCTGTGGTAAACTATCCGAACGATTACGATTGGACGAGAATAACGGAATTCAAGCTCATGACAGGGCAAAAGTCTGACAAAACGGTATTGTGTTACGAATATCCAAAAGATGAAGGAGAACCGTATTACATCGTGATGTCCGAAGAAAACATGAAAAAGCGCGAAAAGTATATGAAAAAAGTTGAAAAACTGGAGAAAAGCGGGAAATACATCTTTGTGGGAAGATTGGCTGAATACAAATATTACAACATGGATCAGGTTATCCTTGCATCCATGGAAAAAATCTACAATTGGTTGAAGAGATGA
- a CDS encoding alpha/beta hydrolase, translating to MESVLLENEGQEIFAVVHDAGKDTPVVVMFHGFTGNHIENRFIFARLSRELEKAGISSIRFDFRGSGDSEGTFKEMTLSSEMSDAKVVAAYARERFSKKLGVLGLSMGGTVALLTAKDIAPDALCLWAPAAKNGEVFRKNGMPPSSKVPLDVGGLEISPEFIEEVMNFDAFSQAELYEGPVIILHGTDDPTVPFEHSEALVKEFKNAELVPVEGANHTFTSVPASNFVIDKTKEFFFKHMRT from the coding sequence ATGGAAAGCGTACTCCTGGAAAATGAAGGTCAAGAGATATTTGCGGTGGTTCACGATGCTGGAAAAGATACACCTGTTGTCGTCATGTTTCATGGGTTTACAGGAAATCACATAGAAAATCGATTTATATTCGCAAGACTGTCAAGAGAATTGGAAAAAGCTGGAATATCCTCTATAAGGTTTGATTTTAGAGGATCCGGCGATAGTGAAGGCACGTTCAAGGAAATGACGCTTTCAAGTGAGATGTCTGATGCGAAAGTTGTGGCAGCGTACGCGAGAGAAAGATTCTCAAAGAAATTGGGCGTGCTTGGTCTATCAATGGGAGGAACGGTGGCGCTTTTAACGGCAAAAGATATCGCCCCGGATGCTTTATGTTTGTGGGCACCGGCAGCCAAAAATGGGGAAGTTTTCAGAAAGAATGGAATGCCGCCATCGTCTAAGGTGCCTTTGGACGTGGGGGGATTGGAAATTTCTCCGGAATTCATAGAGGAAGTAATGAACTTCGATGCCTTTTCGCAGGCAGAGCTCTATGAAGGCCCTGTTATCATTTTGCACGGCACGGATGATCCAACTGTTCCGTTTGAGCACAGTGAAGCGTTGGTAAAAGAGTTCAAAAACGCTGAACTTGTACCAGTTGAAGGGGCAAATCATACCTTCACTTCCGTTCCAGCGTCAAATTTCGTTATAGACAAGACGAAGGAATTCTTTTTTAAACATATGAGGACTTAA
- a CDS encoding tetratricopeptide repeat protein, whose amino-acid sequence MNNPILLMIGDKKFSIDEQDPFFFMIRDLLYDGTWEVFAADVHDHVDYLERIHKLKELESEVGGVSGSLFLPISVEEMESYFEEMGLKPSELWHGVPDGFYELAQDKSENESLDEAIKLLDLVIKNWPDYAKAYELKGSFLTEKGMMEEGIKLLLHAIELDPTLVEAYAELGQSYYSLEDYEKAIEYWKKELEYTPHDKFAYFMIADAYQKMGKLGSALEALKKFAEDDKKNLLVRYEIMELYEKLGDYDSAKEYEEEILNSVPYYPGDIEPWAKVLFKNGKYDEVVRVVEDHIKKYPIDSHFKLLLVIPYVKLGKYDEAKKILEEFKHQKDWYLYGKKELFESNLNEEEMSLCGIK is encoded by the coding sequence ATGAACAATCCCATTCTTTTGATGATAGGGGATAAGAAATTTTCGATAGATGAACAAGATCCGTTTTTCTTCATGATAAGGGATCTACTCTACGATGGAACGTGGGAGGTTTTCGCTGCCGATGTGCATGATCACGTGGATTATCTCGAAAGGATTCATAAGTTAAAAGAATTGGAAAGCGAGGTTGGGGGTGTTTCAGGCTCACTCTTTTTACCCATCTCCGTTGAGGAGATGGAATCGTATTTTGAGGAAATGGGACTGAAACCGTCCGAACTCTGGCATGGAGTACCGGACGGTTTTTATGAATTGGCACAGGACAAGTCTGAAAATGAAAGTCTGGACGAAGCCATAAAGCTACTCGATTTGGTTATAAAGAATTGGCCGGATTACGCCAAGGCTTACGAATTAAAAGGTTCGTTCTTGACGGAAAAAGGTATGATGGAAGAGGGGATAAAGCTCTTACTGCATGCCATAGAACTTGATCCAACGCTTGTTGAAGCCTATGCGGAGTTAGGGCAATCTTACTACAGCCTTGAAGATTACGAGAAGGCTATTGAGTATTGGAAAAAAGAGCTGGAGTACACGCCACATGACAAATTCGCGTATTTCATGATCGCTGACGCTTACCAGAAGATGGGAAAATTGGGAAGCGCATTGGAAGCGCTGAAGAAATTTGCGGAAGATGACAAGAAAAACCTTCTTGTGAGATATGAGATCATGGAACTTTACGAAAAACTTGGCGACTACGATAGCGCAAAGGAATACGAAGAAGAGATTTTGAATTCAGTTCCATATTATCCCGGTGATATAGAACCATGGGCGAAAGTCCTATTTAAAAATGGAAAGTATGACGAAGTGGTAAGGGTTGTCGAAGATCATATCAAGAAATATCCAATAGACAGCCACTTCAAGCTGTTGCTTGTAATTCCTTACGTCAAGCTTGGAAAGTACGATGAGGCGAAAAAAATACTTGAAGAGTTCAAGCATCAAAAAGATTGGTATCTTTACGGCAAGAAAGAACTCTTCGAATCTAATTTGAACGAGGAAGAAATGTCCCTGTGTGGGATAAAATAA
- a CDS encoding prepilin peptidase — MWDKIIYVPIAAVIGLVMGSFYNVLIYRLPRKISLINPSRSFCPKCHHTLAWKDNIPVVSYLLLKGKCRYCGAHISVRYPIVEGVTATLFILAVYLSSNPWEMIALWFFYSGAIVASAIDFEHMLIPDSAVVATIIGGIIWAWQASHLLLSLETAGGAFLVFLLIYFISRGGLGFGDVEYFGALALFLTPFSAVFAILIASVVALIWAVPQLLSHKANKKTKVPFGPFLAIGTAVAMFLNFSTFMFKG; from the coding sequence GTGTGGGATAAAATAATATATGTTCCCATCGCCGCCGTTATCGGTTTGGTGATGGGAAGTTTTTACAACGTTTTGATATACAGGCTTCCAAGGAAAATCTCTTTGATTAATCCTTCACGTTCTTTTTGTCCAAAATGCCATCATACGTTAGCATGGAAAGATAACATTCCCGTGGTGAGTTATTTGCTCTTAAAAGGAAAGTGTCGTTATTGCGGCGCACATATATCAGTACGTTATCCCATTGTTGAAGGAGTAACCGCCACTTTGTTCATTTTAGCGGTTTATCTTTCAAGCAATCCATGGGAAATGATAGCTCTCTGGTTTTTTTATTCTGGAGCGATTGTGGCGTCCGCGATAGATTTCGAACACATGTTGATACCAGATTCGGCCGTGGTTGCCACCATCATTGGCGGAATAATTTGGGCATGGCAGGCGTCTCATCTTTTGCTTTCTCTGGAAACAGCTGGAGGGGCTTTTTTGGTTTTCCTTTTGATTTATTTCATTTCTCGTGGTGGGCTTGGATTTGGTGATGTGGAATATTTCGGTGCTCTCGCACTTTTCTTAACGCCATTTTCGGCGGTTTTCGCGATTTTAATAGCATCCGTGGTTGCGCTCATTTGGGCAGTTCCGCAACTTCTATCTCACAAGGCCAACAAAAAAACCAAAGTGCCATTTGGGCCTTTTTTGGCCATTGGAACAGCGGTGGCAATGTTTTTGAATTTCAGCACATTTATGTTCAAGGGGTGA
- a CDS encoding adenosine-specific kinase, which produces MDVKFEVVQLEVPEGSNIVVGQTHFIKTIEDLYEVMATSSPSAKFGIAFNEASGPCLIRHDGNDEALEKQAIENAKRIGAGHVFVMLMKEIYPISVLNSVKLTQEICTIYAATANPLQAIVAVTEQGRGIIGVVDGFPPKGVEGEKDIKDRKSLLRDVIGYKR; this is translated from the coding sequence ATGGACGTCAAATTCGAAGTGGTTCAGCTTGAGGTTCCAGAAGGTTCAAATATCGTAGTCGGACAGACACATTTCATAAAAACGATAGAAGATCTTTACGAGGTGATGGCAACTTCTTCACCAAGTGCAAAATTCGGCATAGCGTTCAACGAAGCCTCAGGACCTTGTCTTATAAGGCATGATGGCAATGACGAAGCGCTTGAAAAACAAGCGATAGAAAATGCGAAAAGAATAGGGGCAGGCCACGTTTTCGTTATGCTCATGAAGGAAATTTACCCGATAAGCGTTTTGAACTCCGTTAAGCTAACCCAGGAGATATGCACTATCTACGCCGCCACGGCTAACCCTCTTCAGGCTATCGTAGCCGTGACGGAACAAGGGCGCGGCATCATAGGCGTAGTTGATGGCTTCCCTCCAAAAGGTGTGGAAGGCGAAAAAGATATCAAAGACAGAAAATCGCTTTTGCGTGATGTCATAGGATATAAGAGATGA
- a CDS encoding DUF2207 domain-containing protein, which produces MSKAGIFLRVLIVVLAAGFGIFLVIYANGYLAVSKSVLNVDKALIEVDLDSQGVAHIQEHEFYTFKKAYHGLAPYMMLPKGVRLENFKVSVEGAKILKKTGRVTPQGFDLKIYLNKGYNVPKPGGDKVVMNLSYDVYNAFQNGKDFSQFFHKFWGDNTPSWVHNLTVVYKFDPKFDVKNIFVHPMDVPHVISHSGNEYAITYVNLPPNAYAEARFIFPKTKTLYASTLDKSYSDILKIENSYVSRAKMIWITWMILLALAAVIPFASFYFFGREPQVELHSEYERDTPYDDPPAVVNSIVKRIVSDPDGDAFAATILSLVEKGYLEFAGKSAFKISKGKKPLDESENLLLKLVIKPYAIEGIFDPESLRDSMKGNVSFSKEFLSAYNNWKNQISLEVEGRNYIVTYGNTLAKLLAVGVLIVIPLAFLAYVVSTKAYPMIAQYSAWFAFVDWTVAWIMLVLPKDIFGKWTKNGREYYLRWKNFEKYLTDYSLIKEKPPESVVLWDKYLIYGTALGVAKKVTRAIKEIDPKIVESSPLYPAWIDMYWYSSIYRLPMYATTNSVQSNNGSSGGFGGGVGGGFGGGGRGGF; this is translated from the coding sequence ATGAGCAAAGCGGGAATATTTTTACGTGTGTTGATAGTTGTGCTTGCCGCCGGCTTTGGAATATTTCTTGTCATATACGCCAACGGCTACCTGGCAGTATCTAAATCCGTTTTGAACGTCGATAAAGCCTTAATAGAAGTTGATCTTGATTCTCAAGGCGTTGCCCATATTCAAGAACATGAATTTTACACTTTTAAAAAGGCATATCACGGCTTAGCCCCTTACATGATGCTTCCAAAAGGAGTCCGACTTGAAAACTTCAAAGTATCCGTTGAGGGTGCGAAAATATTGAAAAAAACGGGAAGGGTAACACCACAGGGATTTGATCTAAAAATATACCTAAACAAAGGTTACAACGTTCCAAAGCCCGGTGGAGATAAGGTTGTGATGAACCTTTCCTACGATGTTTACAACGCTTTTCAAAATGGGAAAGACTTTTCTCAGTTCTTCCATAAGTTTTGGGGGGATAACACACCTTCATGGGTTCACAATCTAACGGTTGTTTACAAGTTCGATCCGAAGTTCGACGTCAAAAACATCTTCGTTCACCCAATGGATGTTCCGCACGTTATCAGCCATAGCGGGAACGAATACGCCATAACGTACGTGAACCTTCCACCCAACGCTTACGCGGAAGCCAGGTTTATCTTTCCTAAAACGAAAACCCTGTATGCTTCGACGCTGGATAAAAGCTATTCTGACATCTTGAAGATCGAAAACTCTTACGTATCGCGCGCGAAGATGATATGGATTACCTGGATGATCCTGTTGGCCCTGGCGGCGGTAATTCCCTTTGCATCGTTCTACTTCTTCGGAAGAGAACCACAGGTTGAGTTGCATTCAGAATACGAAAGGGACACACCGTATGACGATCCGCCAGCCGTGGTGAATTCCATCGTGAAAAGAATAGTTTCCGATCCAGATGGTGACGCCTTTGCTGCCACTATTTTGAGTCTCGTTGAAAAGGGATATCTAGAATTCGCCGGCAAGAGCGCTTTTAAGATAAGCAAGGGGAAAAAACCGTTGGATGAAAGCGAAAACCTTCTTCTAAAACTCGTCATAAAACCTTACGCCATTGAAGGTATTTTCGATCCCGAAAGCCTGAGAGATTCGATGAAAGGAAATGTAAGTTTTTCAAAAGAATTCCTATCTGCTTACAACAATTGGAAAAACCAAATTTCCTTGGAAGTGGAAGGAAGAAACTACATAGTAACTTATGGGAACACCCTTGCAAAGCTTTTAGCAGTTGGCGTTCTCATCGTAATACCTTTGGCCTTTTTGGCATACGTTGTCTCCACAAAAGCGTATCCGATGATCGCTCAATACTCCGCGTGGTTTGCATTCGTCGATTGGACGGTAGCGTGGATAATGTTAGTGCTTCCAAAAGACATCTTTGGAAAATGGACGAAGAATGGGAGAGAATACTATCTACGATGGAAGAATTTTGAAAAATACCTAACGGACTATTCTCTTATAAAAGAAAAACCACCGGAATCGGTGGTGCTATGGGATAAATACCTCATATACGGCACAGCCCTTGGCGTTGCCAAAAAAGTTACGCGAGCCATAAAGGAAATAGATCCGAAAATCGTTGAATCCTCTCCCCTTTATCCAGCTTGGATAGATATGTACTGGTATTCATCTATTTACAGACTGCCAATGTATGCGACCACCAACTCCGTTCAATCAAACAATGGATCTTCTGGTGGTTTTGGCGGAGGCGTTGGTGGCGGATTCGGTGGCGGTGGAAGAGGTGGATTCTAA
- a CDS encoding DNA repair protein RecN: MLAEIHVKNFVLFDEINLEFSEGLNVVTGETGAGKSLFLSALKALFGERPSLAEKSEVEGRFVVDNDEKIVSIKFNPSRTSAKINGSLTTLSHLKRFVESLLIIHSQGASGIIRDPKTHMAFVDLFDSKINALLKEYRKLFKEYTHIKKTIQKENLEEIEEEAKITEREIEKIESSFVSEEEYEEMLSDYKRLSNAQQIIQNVQGMLYIMNGEGGMEDATLNLVKKAKELRILDEKSERFLESAQSIQDEISDLERELESYGMEQEIDEEKIVELEKKISQVERIKRRYGPTLKDVQEKLEEFHSHLAELHKKANVLRKANRRLKELENEMLPLALKISELRKESARNLLKNAEKNLRDLGMKEAKIDYIYEKTDFTESGMDFIEFVGLLNPGLGSLPLSKIASGGETARFYLALEAALGRKLPVETVVFDEVASGVGVRTADVVAEKLKEISKDTQLIVITHMPQIAAIADKHFKVEKHVKDGKTYSVIKELNGKMRKEEIKEMFGKIPKGVKK; the protein is encoded by the coding sequence ATGTTAGCGGAAATACACGTAAAGAATTTCGTGCTTTTTGACGAGATAAACCTCGAATTCTCCGAAGGCTTAAACGTTGTAACAGGAGAAACTGGTGCGGGAAAGTCGTTGTTTTTATCCGCATTAAAAGCTTTATTTGGCGAGAGGCCGTCTCTGGCTGAAAAAAGCGAAGTAGAAGGGCGATTTGTCGTTGACAACGATGAAAAGATCGTCTCGATCAAATTCAATCCATCTCGAACAAGTGCAAAAATAAACGGCTCTTTAACGACACTTTCCCATTTGAAACGTTTTGTGGAGTCTCTTCTCATCATTCATAGCCAGGGTGCATCTGGAATCATACGAGATCCGAAAACACACATGGCATTCGTTGATCTTTTCGATTCAAAGATAAATGCCTTACTTAAAGAGTACAGAAAATTGTTCAAAGAATACACTCACATCAAAAAGACGATTCAGAAAGAGAACCTCGAAGAAATAGAAGAAGAGGCGAAAATCACCGAAAGAGAAATTGAAAAGATAGAAAGTAGTTTTGTAAGTGAAGAAGAATACGAAGAAATGCTTTCCGATTACAAGCGACTCTCAAACGCGCAGCAAATCATTCAAAACGTTCAAGGGATGCTTTACATAATGAACGGCGAGGGTGGCATGGAAGACGCAACGCTCAATTTGGTAAAGAAAGCCAAAGAACTCCGCATTCTTGATGAAAAATCGGAGCGCTTTTTGGAGAGCGCGCAATCCATACAGGATGAGATATCCGATTTGGAACGTGAACTAGAAAGTTACGGCATGGAACAGGAAATTGATGAAGAAAAAATCGTAGAGCTTGAAAAAAAGATATCGCAAGTGGAAAGAATCAAAAGGAGATATGGTCCCACATTGAAAGATGTGCAAGAAAAACTCGAAGAGTTTCATTCTCATCTGGCAGAGCTCCATAAAAAAGCCAACGTTCTTAGAAAGGCAAACAGACGCTTGAAAGAATTGGAAAACGAGATGCTTCCGCTCGCGTTAAAAATAAGTGAGTTGAGAAAGGAATCCGCCAGAAATTTGTTGAAAAATGCCGAAAAGAACCTTCGAGATCTTGGAATGAAAGAAGCGAAAATAGATTACATTTACGAGAAGACCGATTTTACCGAAAGCGGGATGGATTTCATAGAATTCGTTGGCTTGCTTAATCCCGGCCTCGGTTCCCTTCCGCTCTCAAAAATAGCCTCTGGTGGAGAAACGGCAAGATTTTACCTGGCGTTAGAAGCGGCGCTTGGAAGAAAACTTCCCGTTGAGACTGTTGTCTTTGATGAAGTTGCATCAGGTGTTGGAGTGAGAACAGCGGACGTGGTGGCTGAAAAACTCAAAGAGATTTCAAAAGATACCCAGCTCATAGTCATAACACATATGCCACAAATAGCGGCCATTGCCGACAAACATTTTAAAGTGGAAAAACACGTGAAAGACGGAAAAACTTATTCTGTTATAAAGGAACTCAACGGCAAAATGAGAAAAGAAGAGATAAAGGAAATGTTCGGTAAAATTCCGAAAGGAGTCAAAAAATGA
- a CDS encoding DUF2087 domain-containing protein: MEKLELAKIFKEMADMEDFLGEPFKARTYRFAAETIEKIGLDVEKLKEIKGIGKAVVEKTEEFMKNGKIRKHTQLLELIPAKYKNKIFNQDAKALGKIWQEEVKKRFFNEDGSLKTMPSKYSFKFYVLKEISREFKKGQLYDESEVNTILAPIYDDYIAIRRYLVDYGFIKRTKDGSSYKRGM; the protein is encoded by the coding sequence ATGGAAAAGTTAGAGCTTGCAAAAATTTTCAAAGAAATGGCAGATATGGAGGATTTCCTGGGAGAGCCTTTTAAAGCTCGCACTTATCGTTTTGCAGCTGAAACGATAGAAAAAATTGGATTGGATGTTGAAAAACTTAAAGAGATAAAAGGAATTGGAAAAGCCGTGGTAGAGAAAACAGAGGAGTTCATGAAAAATGGGAAGATAAGGAAACACACGCAGCTCTTGGAGCTCATTCCGGCAAAATACAAAAACAAGATCTTCAACCAAGACGCAAAGGCGTTGGGGAAAATATGGCAAGAAGAAGTGAAAAAGAGATTTTTCAACGAAGATGGTTCTCTCAAAACGATGCCCTCAAAATATTCCTTCAAATTTTACGTTTTAAAAGAAATTTCACGAGAATTCAAGAAAGGGCAATTGTACGACGAAAGTGAAGTAAACACCATTTTGGCGCCAATTTATGATGATTACATAGCCATAAGAAGGTATCTTGTGGATTATGGTTTTATAAAAAGAACAAAAGATGGTTCGAGCTATAAGAGGGGTATGTGA
- a CDS encoding ABC transporter permease, translating into MKFWSNFTALAIHSLRDKMDIFFNLFFPAMTLIVLGFVFSGIYNAPTVKVGITGNVPKIEGVSFKSFENISMLKKAVAKHDVDFGVSLSSTLLNVYLNPSNAQSNEYYISLGKKIAAILNKEKGTTPVIKVTKREVSFSEQKLSYLDTLIPGILALSIFSAGIFSMTASLAHLRDKKIIRKLWTTPLFKWHFYGAFILESVVKTYISILLLLLVAVITFGVHYHIQWVNFSILLLSSTFGMMGIGMIILLFSPSAKIASEISSVIYTIVMFFSGVYFPVEIMPKSMQKIAYSLPVIYIVNAMKYVFGLRPMSSVSFYGMIFLMFAGFVLILIGFGKLFKVE; encoded by the coding sequence ATGAAATTTTGGTCTAATTTCACGGCTCTGGCTATCCACTCTTTAAGAGATAAAATGGACATATTCTTTAACTTGTTCTTTCCGGCGATGACGTTAATCGTGCTCGGCTTCGTTTTTTCCGGAATATACAACGCTCCTACCGTAAAAGTGGGAATAACGGGGAACGTCCCTAAAATAGAAGGTGTGTCTTTTAAGAGCTTTGAAAACATATCCATGTTGAAAAAAGCCGTGGCAAAACATGACGTGGATTTTGGTGTGTCGCTTTCTTCAACATTGTTGAACGTGTATTTGAATCCCTCCAATGCACAATCGAACGAATATTACATCTCGCTCGGGAAAAAGATCGCCGCGATCTTAAACAAAGAAAAAGGTACCACACCGGTGATAAAAGTTACTAAGAGAGAAGTGAGCTTTTCCGAACAAAAGCTCTCCTATCTTGATACCCTTATTCCTGGAATACTCGCATTGAGCATCTTTTCGGCCGGGATATTTTCGATGACCGCGTCGCTTGCGCATTTAAGGGATAAAAAGATAATCAGAAAACTTTGGACTACTCCGTTGTTCAAATGGCATTTCTACGGTGCTTTCATACTAGAAAGCGTCGTGAAAACTTACATATCCATACTCCTTCTTCTTTTGGTGGCGGTTATAACTTTTGGAGTTCATTACCACATTCAATGGGTAAATTTTTCCATTCTATTGCTATCATCCACATTCGGAATGATGGGCATAGGGATGATAATTCTGCTCTTTTCGCCTAGCGCAAAAATTGCAAGTGAAATATCAAGTGTAATCTACACAATCGTCATGTTCTTTTCGGGCGTGTACTTTCCAGTGGAAATCATGCCGAAATCCATGCAAAAAATAGCCTATTCTCTTCCTGTGATTTACATCGTGAATGCGATGAAATACGTATTTGGTCTGAGACCCATGTCAAGTGTAAGCTTTTACGGCATGATATTTCTCATGTTTGCAGGGTTTGTTTTGATCTTAATAGGATTTGGGAAACTCTTCAAAGTGGAATAA